A genomic segment from Spongiibacter sp. IMCC21906 encodes:
- a CDS encoding PepSY-associated TM helix domain-containing protein, which translates to MTLSLARLIPGSLRQWHWISSALCLIGMLGFAITGITLNHAGVIPAVPQVTSVETTVPADLLAQLSEEEDVSSRVPRTLRSWLASEQRIYLPPTKQIEWSEEEIYLAMPQPGADAWLSLDLASGELIYEKTDRGWVAYFNDLHKGRDTGTAWRWFLDVFAVACVVFSMTGLLLLQKQALRRPSTWPMVGLGVLIPLLLILLFIH; encoded by the coding sequence ATGACCCTTAGTCTGGCTCGATTAATACCAGGTTCGCTCAGACAGTGGCATTGGATTAGTTCAGCGCTGTGCTTGATTGGCATGCTGGGCTTCGCCATTACCGGTATTACCTTGAATCACGCAGGGGTTATTCCGGCTGTGCCGCAAGTTACCAGTGTGGAAACCACGGTACCAGCTGATTTGTTAGCGCAGCTGTCTGAAGAAGAAGACGTTAGCAGCCGGGTTCCTAGAACATTGCGCAGCTGGCTTGCCAGTGAGCAGCGGATTTATCTGCCACCCACTAAGCAAATCGAGTGGAGTGAGGAAGAAATTTATTTGGCTATGCCGCAACCCGGTGCAGATGCCTGGCTGAGTTTGGATTTGGCTTCAGGCGAACTGATTTATGAAAAAACCGATAGGGGGTGGGTCGCCTATTTTAATGATCTTCATAAAGGTCGTGACACCGGCACGGCATGGCGATGGTTTTTGGATGTGTTTGCTGTTGCCTGTGTGGTGTTTTCTATGACGGGTTTATTACTGCTGCAAAAGCAGGCGCTTCGTCGCCCCAGTACTTGGCCTATGGTGGGTTTG
- a CDS encoding TonB-dependent siderophore receptor: protein MNEMQHTTSLNNPRTRKTAMSQAIAIALATGSLSMTALAQQPQETKTLPKVNVEADAITPYKAKKASSPIYTQPLAETPKTITVVTEAVLQDQAVTSLRDALRNVSGITMQAGEGGAAAGDNLSIRGFDATNDLYVDGVRDIGAYSRDTFNLETVEVTKGPSSTASGRGSAGGSVNVVSKTAKFEDFKRGSVMVGNDSQLRAAIDVNSQLSNTVAGRLNVMTEDSGVPGRDVTERESSGIAGALTFKASEKTTLTAGLTWLDQDNLPDGGVPLLTDANGQRYLDEKTAENYYGVEGRDYDENEVLSLKLAVDHQFNDNLSLRNQTFIGQTETRAAFTRPSFNSDTGMVRRGGVKARDEDRDIISNQTTLRAMFASGNVKHDLVSGIDLTKEEYTRYELVTANDDPAEVDLYNPQTDAPYAGNISRGGGENSGQYDSIALFFSDTLTFTPQWSATVGVRAEQYDQEYSQNYTSSGRGGVLTPPFQYETDDTLVSWNASVSYKPAENGTIYFGLANAQTPLGSNLTLSADQQDIDAEEDELIELGTKWELFGDRLLATAAIFQSTKTNAQTTDENDLLVLDGEQEVSGFELGLNGAINDKWSLIANYSYTDTEITESGDPTEEGTDLFNIPEHSANLWSTYQLSQDWQVGGGLQYIGEYDNGTTTELDAVTLINAVASWQATDNLNLQLNVNNLTDEKYLLKPRGSRGVPGTGRSITLTASVEF, encoded by the coding sequence ATGAACGAAATGCAGCACACCACGTCCCTAAACAACCCACGAACGCGTAAAACCGCTATGTCCCAGGCCATTGCCATTGCGCTAGCAACTGGCAGTCTCAGCATGACCGCGCTGGCACAGCAGCCCCAAGAGACAAAAACACTGCCAAAAGTGAATGTTGAAGCCGACGCGATCACGCCATACAAAGCAAAGAAAGCATCATCACCGATTTACACTCAGCCTTTAGCAGAAACGCCTAAAACTATTACCGTGGTGACTGAGGCGGTTTTACAAGATCAAGCCGTAACCAGTTTGCGTGATGCACTGCGTAATGTGTCTGGCATTACCATGCAGGCCGGTGAAGGCGGCGCAGCTGCGGGCGATAACCTCAGCATTCGCGGTTTTGACGCCACTAACGACCTGTATGTTGACGGCGTAAGAGATATCGGTGCTTACAGCCGCGATACCTTCAATCTAGAAACTGTTGAAGTGACCAAAGGCCCTTCTTCTACAGCAAGTGGCCGTGGCTCAGCTGGCGGTTCGGTTAACGTCGTGAGCAAAACCGCTAAATTTGAAGACTTTAAACGCGGCAGCGTAATGGTTGGCAACGACAGCCAATTGCGTGCAGCCATTGATGTGAACAGCCAACTGAGCAACACCGTTGCCGGTCGCTTAAACGTCATGACGGAAGACAGTGGTGTGCCAGGCCGGGATGTCACCGAACGTGAATCCAGCGGGATTGCCGGTGCCCTAACGTTCAAAGCCAGCGAAAAAACCACGCTAACCGCAGGCCTGACCTGGCTGGATCAAGACAATCTGCCCGATGGCGGCGTGCCCTTGCTAACCGATGCCAATGGCCAGCGTTACCTGGATGAAAAAACCGCCGAAAACTACTACGGCGTTGAAGGTCGCGACTACGACGAAAACGAAGTGCTAAGCCTCAAGCTCGCGGTGGACCACCAGTTCAATGATAACTTGAGCCTGCGCAACCAAACCTTTATCGGCCAAACCGAAACCCGCGCGGCCTTTACCCGGCCCTCGTTTAACAGTGATACCGGCATGGTAAGACGCGGCGGCGTTAAAGCCCGTGACGAAGATCGGGATATCATCTCTAACCAAACAACCCTGCGCGCCATGTTTGCCAGCGGCAATGTAAAACATGATTTGGTTAGCGGCATTGATTTAACCAAAGAAGAATACACTCGTTATGAGCTAGTCACCGCCAACGACGACCCGGCAGAAGTCGATCTCTATAACCCACAAACTGACGCCCCCTATGCCGGTAACATTAGCCGTGGCGGCGGCGAAAACTCTGGCCAATACGACTCTATCGCCCTGTTCTTTAGCGACACTCTTACCTTTACACCGCAGTGGAGCGCCACCGTCGGTGTGCGAGCAGAACAGTACGATCAAGAATATTCACAAAACTACACCTCTTCGGGTCGTGGCGGCGTATTAACACCACCATTTCAATATGAAACCGACGATACCTTGGTGAGCTGGAATGCCTCTGTAAGCTACAAGCCCGCAGAAAATGGCACCATTTACTTTGGACTGGCTAACGCGCAAACCCCATTGGGCAGCAACCTGACATTGTCTGCAGATCAACAAGATATTGACGCCGAAGAAGATGAACTGATCGAACTGGGCACCAAGTGGGAACTGTTTGGCGACCGTTTGTTGGCAACAGCAGCGATATTTCAGTCCACCAAAACCAACGCCCAAACCACTGATGAAAACGATCTGCTAGTGTTAGATGGCGAGCAAGAAGTGAGTGGTTTTGAGCTAGGCCTAAACGGCGCGATAAATGATAAGTGGTCACTGATTGCCAACTACAGCTACACCGATACCGAAATTACGGAATCTGGCGACCCAACGGAAGAAGGCACAGACCTGTTCAATATTCCCGAGCATTCAGCCAACCTGTGGAGCACTTATCAGCTTTCCCAAGACTGGCAAGTGGGCGGCGGTCTGCAGTATATCGGTGAATATGACAATGGCACCACCACAGAGTTAGATGCCGTGACTCTAATCAATGCAGTGGCCTCCTGGCAGGCAACGGACAATCTGAACCTGCAATTAAACGTGAACAACCTGACTGATGAGAAATACCTTCTCAAGCCCCGTGGTAGTCGAGGTGTTCCCGGTACAGGCCGAAGCATCACCCTCACGGCTAGCGTCGAATTCTAA
- a CDS encoding Fe2+-dependent dioxygenase: MLIQVPKLLSKDQVAHCRHILESAEWIDGKVTAGYQSARAKNNIQLPENSEAAKVLGDIVLAALAKSNIFMSAALPLKIFPPLFNCYQGGHAFGVHVDNAIRQVPGTAVKVRTDLSMTLFFSEPEEYQGGELVIEDTYGTHSVKLPAGDMVIYPSSSLHRVTPVTDGQRLASFFWLQSMVASDEKRTLLYDMDMAIQNLSQGQEDNPAIVQLTGVYHNLLRQWAQT; this comes from the coding sequence ATGCTGATTCAAGTCCCCAAGCTGCTAAGCAAAGACCAAGTTGCTCACTGTCGGCACATTTTGGAGTCGGCTGAATGGATAGATGGCAAAGTTACCGCTGGCTATCAATCCGCCAGAGCCAAAAACAATATCCAACTTCCCGAAAACTCCGAAGCCGCAAAAGTGCTTGGCGATATCGTTCTAGCCGCCTTGGCGAAAAGCAATATTTTTATGTCCGCCGCGTTACCCTTAAAAATATTCCCCCCTTTATTCAACTGTTACCAAGGTGGGCACGCCTTTGGGGTTCACGTTGACAATGCTATCCGCCAAGTACCCGGCACGGCAGTGAAAGTCAGAACGGATCTATCCATGACCTTGTTTTTCTCGGAGCCAGAAGAATACCAAGGTGGAGAGCTGGTGATCGAAGATACCTACGGCACCCATAGCGTTAAGCTCCCGGCGGGAGATATGGTGATATATCCCTCTAGCAGCCTTCATCGCGTTACCCCCGTAACAGATGGCCAACGATTAGCCTCCTTCTTTTGGTTGCAAAGTATGGTTGCCAGTGATGAAAAACGAACCTTGCTTTACGATATGGACATGGCTATTCAAAATTTAAGTCAGGGCCAAGAAGACAACCCCGCCATCGTGCAACTAACCGGTGTCTATCACAATTTATTACGACAATGGGCGCAAACCTAA
- a CDS encoding DUF6491 family protein has product MNILKYAALTFSIATASLALADKVEPNPNIQLATGETEHCVGITRIDEIEVLDKRNILFYMKGKKVYLNDLPRPCPGFSSRDTITYSTSLHKLCNSDIVTELNDVGSDYMRGASCGLGKFYPISKEDADKLRTESHK; this is encoded by the coding sequence ATGAATATTTTAAAATATGCCGCACTGACATTCAGCATCGCTACCGCCAGCCTGGCCTTGGCAGACAAAGTTGAACCTAACCCAAATATCCAGCTTGCTACTGGCGAAACTGAACATTGCGTTGGCATTACCCGTATCGATGAAATTGAGGTTTTGGATAAACGCAATATTCTTTTTTACATGAAAGGTAAAAAGGTTTATCTCAACGATCTTCCTCGTCCCTGCCCCGGCTTTAGCAGCCGCGACACCATTACCTACAGCACCTCACTCCATAAGTTGTGTAACTCAGATATCGTTACCGAGCTTAACGATGTAGGCTCAGATTATATGCGCGGCGCATCCTGCGGCCTGGGTAAGTTTTACCCCATCAGCAAAGAAGACGCGGACAAACTACGCACAGAAAGTCACAAGTAA